In Anthocerotibacter panamensis C109, the sequence CAGGTGTGGCAGGAGGTGCAGGTAGAGCTTCTGTCATCGGTAGGTCAGTGTGGAGTTCTCGTAGCTGCGGCGCGAACTCATCCGGGTCAAACTCTTGGGGAAGTTGAGCTTGTTTTTTAGGCTGCTGTGGCTCTCGATTCAGCCGCTCCTGTAGTCCCCAACCAACAACAGATACATTTTTTTGTCCGGGGAGTTTCTTGATGAGCTCTTGTAGTCTTTTAAGCTGGTCATTGGTTGTCGTAGAGTCAATGATGCTACCCCCAGCCTTGTCCAGGGTAAAGCCAATCGAGAGGGGGATTTTGCCACTCCTCAACTTTTCTAAATCATTTTTCTTTTCGTCATTAATCTGATTGATCAGAACTTGAAGTTCTTTTTCAAATTCATCAGCATTCTTGCGATAGATTTGCACAGTCACACCATCGACCAAGCCTTCTTTGACCCACTTTGCCACGTCTTGACGGTTATTTTCAAGAGCATGTTTAAGTGGATTGACAGCAATCAAGAGCTGTTTCTTCTTTTGGTGAATAGCGTTACTCAAGTCCCGTAGCTGTGCGGTCAACTTATCCTGTAGCCATTGCTCAGGTCCACCTTTATAGGTTTGAGCTTCAGGATGGCGTTTGAGGATTTCTTCTTTTGTAGTGTCAGTGACCGCAAAGTTATCATCTAGCTCCACGGCAGACACTTCAGGACGAGAAGCAATATCAAGGGTTGCTGCCTTGAGTTGTTGATGAACATAATCATTGAAAGGGTCTAAAAATACTAAGCCACCATTACCCTTAGCATCCAATTGAGCATTTAGAGATTTTGGGATACTTGGGGGAAACGTTTCTTCTGAAGGTTTTTCCCCTGAGCTTCTTTCGTCATTTTGGGGAGGTTCGGATTCTTTAATTATTTGTCCATTTAGTCCCTTGTAGGTTTGCCCTCTAGCACCCTTTGCTAAGTTATGATTTGGATGAGTTTTTGCCCAACTCTCCATCCAAGCAATAACTTTAAGGGGTTTGGGAATCACACCATCCTTGACAGCTTGCTGATTGATTTTATTAAATTCACGAAAAAAATCTCGTTCCCTCTTTTTCTGATCCTCGACTTTATCTGGAAAATTAGAGTCAGCAACTGTTGCCCGTCCTGTAGAGAGTCCGACAATGCGTACAGACTCTACACCAGGTTGCGTTAGGACCGCTTTGAATGTTTTTTCCGGTTCACCTGGACGCTCTAAGGCTGGTTTTTTTCCACTGTCATGTATCCAGTATGAAGAAAAATTTGTCTGCTTTTCTTTATTTCCCTTTGGCTCCGGCATGTTGCGCTCCTTAAAGTTGCAGTTGGTTAAAGTGAGACAAGTTGCTAGTAGCTTGAGAAGGTAGGTGCATCATTTTCGAATACCTACAATAGCAAGGCCATCAAAAAAGTTATAAGCTTTATCAAATTGATAAGAGATAACCAGTTTGCCTGCCTTGTCGATATAACCATTTGGCCCACCTTTAGTAAGTTGTACTGGAGCAAGACTTTCAGAAAAGCTGTAAGCTTTTTCAAATTGAGCTGGGATAACTAGCTTGCCTTCTTCGTTAATATAACCATATTTCTTATTTTTAGAGCGTATTACTGCTAACCCCTCATTAAAATTGGTGATATCTGTAAATCTACCCGGCTTTACTAAATAGAGACCCTTTTTATCAAGGAGTCCGCACCTATCATCAAAATTAGCCTTGCTGCCAGTCTTAGAAGCATAAACATGAGGACATACAAGAGCTATTCCTTTCTTGAATTTACAAGCATAGTCAAATTTAAGAGGAACAACAATCTTACCGCGCTTATCAATAAATCCAGCCTTATGCTGAGTACCTGTCTCAGTATCATACGGATGATAAAAATTATACTTATCATAGAGATATGGATCTTCTGCATTCCTGATTCTTTGCTGAGAAATTAAAGCTAAGCCTTCATAGAAGGCATAACCTGCTTCACATCCTCCCCTACCACGAGCTGATAGCTTTAAAGGGAGCCTTATAATTATCTCTCCTTGGCGATTGATAAATCCCTCTTCTATAAACTTGGATTCAGCACTAGTTAAATCTACCCAAGCTAGTCCTTCGTTAAAACTAGCTGCATCAACAAACTTTTCTGGAATGACTGACTTACCCTTTTTGTCAATATAGCCAAATTTTTTGAGGCTCCAATCATCTCCCCCCCCCATGACCTTCGCTAATCCTTCCTTAAAATCGGTTACATCTTCAAAAATAGTAGAAGTTATCAACTCACCCATTTTGTCAATATAGCCATATCCCCCTGATTTATATTCTACAGTAGCAATCCCTTCATTGAAATCGCCAGAAAGTTCAAAACCATTTTTAGTTAGAATTACCGACTCTCCTTGTTTGTTGATGAATTGCTTGTGGGAATCCTCACCTGAATCGCTGATAGTAACCTGTGCAAGACCTTCTTTAAAAGCATGTGCATCATTAAACTTAACTGGGATAACTAATTTGCCAGTCCGGTCAATGTAACCGTACTTATTGCCTATCTTGACGACAGCTAGCCCTTCGCTAAACTTCTCTACTCTATCATAGATAGCTGGGATAACGAGTTTACCTGTGCGGTCAATGAAGCCATACTTGACAATCACTTCTTTTGCATAGACGGGCGCTGACCCTAGCACGAGAGCAATGCTCAAACAAAATAGGATACTAAACCAATAGGTGAGAAGTGACTTTTTTATCCTTGAGTTAGCCATGACAATTGCACTCCTTGAATCACAGTTGAGATGGATGACTAATATCATAGGCGAATATCAGAGCGGGAAGCTCGGCAGCCATAAGGTCACTCAAGCTTAGAGGTTCACTTTCGAGAAAAACAGGTAGGTCACTAAGGCTTGAAGGTTCATTTGTAGAGAGAATTTCTGGATTAGTTGGCAGCGTAGTTGGGGCGGCTTGGAGGCTAGGAGACGGCTCGGGCGATGGGCTGGTTGCTAGGCGAGCCTGGAGAGTGGAGTTGGCTGGGCTAGTGAGTGTCTGAAGTGGAGGTTCAGCAACAGGTTCAACCATAGGATCAACAGGTGCGGCGGCTTTGGCTTGTAGGGTAGGGGGGGTGGAGCCTTCAATAGGAGCTTCTACGCTTGGAGCGGCTTGTAGGATCGGTGAAGGGATTTCTGCTGGGGCTTGGAGGGTGGGGACTTCGGGTTGGCGGATGGGTGTAGTTTCGGCTGGTGGAATGTCTTGTATGGATGGAGCAGTGGGGGCTGATGTGTCGGCAAGGTCCGCAAGAGCCGGTGCAGGGGTGGAGGGAGTCCATGTCACAGGGAGATTGTCATAGGGTTCTTGAGTTCGCTGTGCGAAAGCTTGAAGCGCAGGAGTTGGTGAAGGAGAGACGACCGCAGGCGGGGGAACTATTTCAGATGCTGGGTTGGGTTCTTCGGTGACGTTATCTGTCGTGTCAGTGGCTAACGAAGTCTGGACTATGGGCGGTGCATTGGGTACTTCCACTTCCGGTCCCGAGGCAATTGTTTCTGCACTGGTAGTGACTTCTTTCTTGGTCTGGAGGCTGGGAACTTCAGCCGGAGCGGTCAGAGCGGGTTCCGCGGTGTCGGCTGACGTGGTGTTGCTGGGCATGGCTTTGGCAGGAGTAGCCTGGAGCGTCAGTGGAATTGTCGGGGTAATGGAGGTTGTTGCAGGAAGTTCCCTAACTGGCTCCGGTGTGTCGTGGGAATCAGCTTGGAGCGCGAGTGGTGCATTGTGCAACGGAGCATCAGGAATGAGCGGTGTACCTACAACTTTGGCTTGAAGATTGGGGATATCTAGGGTAGGCGTGGAGCTATCTGAGGAGGCTTGAACCGGGCGCTCTATGGCGGAGGCTCCTGTCTCGTTAGTTACCGAGAAATCTCGCAGGGTAGTAGGTATCGTTGGTTCTGCAAAGTTCCCTTCTTGTAGAAGAGATGGTAGGTCAAGCTCAGGGTCTACTTGACGGGTCACTATAGCAGGCGGGGTCACCGAAGGCATCGAACGTGTTTGCAGGGCAGCCCGCGACTCAGCAAAAAAGGGCAAGTGCTCAAAGGAATAATCGGGCGGCTCGTAGCCCGCCATCTCCTTGAGGGCAATGGTCAGCGGTTGCAAGACGCCCAAGGTCTGCGTGCCGAGGGGCAGGAGAAATTGGGGGTAGAAGGGCTCGGAGGAAGGGGATTGGGCATCGGCAGTGGGCATTTTTTGCACCGTCAGGATGGGAGATTGTAGCTGTTTCTGTCGCTCCCTTTCTTTTTTGAGGGCTTCGTCGATATACTTAACTCGTCTGGGAAAACGACTCGGAGCTTTTTTAAGAACATTAGACCAATTTTTCTTATCTTTGATTGCTTCTGCAAAATCTTCAAGATCGTTCCTCTCCATAATTGACTGTAAAAACTTCCTTGAAGAGGTAGTATAATCACCGCGATACCTAAGATCAACAACTATATCTCTTATAGCCGGGTGCAAATCATCCCATTCGGTAGTGTTGTATCTAATGTATTCTTGCGTACCTTTCTTCTTTGCTTCCAATGAGCGCTTTCTATTCTCTGCTTGCTCAGAGCGCTTTGCTTGAGTGGCGTAGACCCTCTTTGAGTCAGCTTCTAATTCTTTATAGGAAGCAGCGAATAAGGTTTTCTGTTGAGCTGGGGTAATATCAGGAACCTTATCTTGGTTTTCATCCACGAACTTCTTGGCAGCTTTGCCCGTTAAGCCTGCGCCCTTAGCGTAATCTCCGGCTACCGTTTCTGAAAGTCCAGTATTCATTAAGTCGTTTTTGACTTTCTCCTCACTCACTTGTCCCATATCATAACCGCGTCCAATAGTTACGCCTGAAACTCCTCCAGGCCAGTGTATTTTTCTAGAATAGTAGTGGTCTTCATCTCCTTCGGCATCAAAAGTTAGCTGTCCTCGCTCAACGATAAAATCTTCCTTGTCTTGGGAAGAAGTTACATTCCGTGCTTTCTCTTTAGTGTCAGCCATTGATTGCTCCATTAGAAACGGTTTGCTTTTCGACAACTGAATTACTTGCTCACAAAATCACCACACTTTGACAGAACACCTTTGAGTAAAGTTACTCTTGACTCAAGGTCAAAACTCGCCTCACAAACTATCTTCATTTTTCCAAATCTCCGCTCTCTCACTATTTTCGTCACATAAATAATCTGTCCATTTTTTCCAGGCCGAGCAGTTTGTTGATCAGATTTAATCAGATACAGCTTTCCATGTTTAAAGGCATAACTTTCATAGTAGTGTTCTGCGCCCGCTGAACTTGTATCCGAGGTGTCTATTTGACGAGTCTGAAAATTCGGAATAGGAGTGGATAAGTCGCTTATTTCCTTGTTAAAATCAAACCGCTTTGTTTTTGAGTTGAAAAGCCATACCTCGTAGCGCTCAAGACCTGAAGCAATTACAGAAACCAGTTTTATATCAAGATATCCATCAAAATTGTAGTCCACGGCACTAAAGTATTCAGTTTTATTCTTCCTAAATTCCTCATAAGATAGGTCAGTATCAGTGATTATCTCTTGTACAAAGGAATATGAATTTTTACCAAAAACTTTAATTGATATACCTGAGTCTTCTTCCGAGGTAGGTAATTTAAGATGGAACTGGTAAATAGGGAGCTTATTATTTATTTTGAAATTGTATATTAATGTCTCTGATTTCTGAGCTTGTGCGTTCACTTCCAGCATAGGAATAGAAAGTAGTAGTGAAATTATCAGAACTTGGAACCAAATTGGTCTGATAATTTCTTTAAACCGTACAAGAGTAGATAGAAACATGCCGATCCAAAGCCAAGTAAATTGGAATGACTTGAAATTCTTTTTCCTCATTAGTTTAGATATCATCAATATTTACCTCCACTTCGAGCAATTACTGATTTCAGAAAAACTCGCAAAGGGCCTTCTGGATTAATGATGCCTGCTTTGATTAGGACGGAGGGCCTAAGCACGGGTACTATTGCTTGATCTACATACCTTTCAAAAAGATCATATATGACTAAGCCATCATGAGAAATCAAAACGTTATATTTACTTTGTTGAGCTTCATCTCTAAACTCTTCTGCTACACTCTCACCTTGTATATTTTTCAGTTCATCATAAATTAAATCGTTAATTTTACTTTGGTATTTAGATCGAGATTTAAATAAATCACTGTACTTATAAATTTTGCCATTTCTTATGTTGATGGCTAGGGGATAGTTAAAGCCGTCGGGGTGATACCCATGGCTATCGTCAAAAGCATATATATATATGCTCAATAAATCAAGTTTGTTTATTTTTATGTCATAATAAACTTTTCTAAAGTAAAGACCATCAAAAACAGATAGCTCATCAGCTTCTCCTCGTCTTTTCAAG encodes:
- a CDS encoding WG repeat-containing protein, giving the protein MANSRIKKSLLTYWFSILFCLSIALVLGSAPVYAKEVIVKYGFIDRTGKLVIPAIYDRVEKFSEGLAVVKIGNKYGYIDRTGKLVIPVKFNDAHAFKEGLAQVTISDSGEDSHKQFINKQGESVILTKNGFELSGDFNEGIATVEYKSGGYGYIDKMGELITSTIFEDVTDFKEGLAKVMGGGDDWSLKKFGYIDKKGKSVIPEKFVDAASFNEGLAWVDLTSAESKFIEEGFINRQGEIIIRLPLKLSARGRGGCEAGYAFYEGLALISQQRIRNAEDPYLYDKYNFYHPYDTETGTQHKAGFIDKRGKIVVPLKFDYACKFKKGIALVCPHVYASKTGSKANFDDRCGLLDKKGLYLVKPGRFTDITNFNEGLAVIRSKNKKYGYINEEGKLVIPAQFEKAYSFSESLAPVQLTKGGPNGYIDKAGKLVISYQFDKAYNFFDGLAIVGIRK
- a CDS encoding pesticin C-terminus-like muramidase, with the translated sequence MADTKEKARNVTSSQDKEDFIVERGQLTFDAEGDEDHYYSRKIHWPGGVSGVTIGRGYDMGQVSEEKVKNDLMNTGLSETVAGDYAKGAGLTGKAAKKFVDENQDKVPDITPAQQKTLFAASYKELEADSKRVYATQAKRSEQAENRKRSLEAKKKGTQEYIRYNTTEWDDLHPAIRDIVVDLRYRGDYTTSSRKFLQSIMERNDLEDFAEAIKDKKNWSNVLKKAPSRFPRRVKYIDEALKKERERQKQLQSPILTVQKMPTADAQSPSSEPFYPQFLLPLGTQTLGVLQPLTIALKEMAGYEPPDYSFEHLPFFAESRAALQTRSMPSVTPPAIVTRQVDPELDLPSLLQEGNFAEPTIPTTLRDFSVTNETGASAIERPVQASSDSSTPTLDIPNLQAKVVGTPLIPDAPLHNAPLALQADSHDTPEPVRELPATTSITPTIPLTLQATPAKAMPSNTTSADTAEPALTAPAEVPSLQTKKEVTTSAETIASGPEVEVPNAPPIVQTSLATDTTDNVTEEPNPASEIVPPPAVVSPSPTPALQAFAQRTQEPYDNLPVTWTPSTPAPALADLADTSAPTAPSIQDIPPAETTPIRQPEVPTLQAPAEIPSPILQAAPSVEAPIEGSTPPTLQAKAAAPVDPMVEPVAEPPLQTLTSPANSTLQARLATSPSPEPSPSLQAAPTTLPTNPEILSTNEPSSLSDLPVFLESEPLSLSDLMAAELPALIFAYDISHPSQL
- a CDS encoding XAC2610-related protein, which produces MLEVNAQAQKSETLIYNFKINNKLPIYQFHLKLPTSEEDSGISIKVFGKNSYSFVQEIITDTDLSYEEFRKNKTEYFSAVDYNFDGYLDIKLVSVIASGLERYEVWLFNSKTKRFDFNKEISDLSTPIPNFQTRQIDTSDTSSAGAEHYYESYAFKHGKLYLIKSDQQTARPGKNGQIIYVTKIVRERRFGKMKIVCEASFDLESRVTLLKGVLSKCGDFVSK
- a CDS encoding polysaccharide deacetylase family protein, giving the protein MGAVWQKLSLVHQVLSLIAVLLTVTLLVFPASVSAKPVQIVKVKQERYSKNRLCHYTYQYPQLKGLSNKKVERKLNTFLKQQVIGIYASLGEPVLSVDQEVEECGRKALETKEALKRRGEADELSVFDGLYFRKVYYDIKINKLDLLSIYIYAFDDSHGYHPDGFNYPLAINIRNGKIYKYSDLFKSRSKYQSKINDLIYDELKNIQGESVAEEFRDEAQQSKYNVLISHDGLVIYDLFERYVDQAIVPVLRPSVLIKAGIINPEGPLRVFLKSVIARSGGKY